In Opitutales bacterium, the following proteins share a genomic window:
- a CDS encoding class I SAM-dependent methyltransferase — protein MSTKLPTYDLIGKGYNSRRAADVRILSKLVALLDQPEGAHILDVGAGTGNYTAALADLGYSMTALEPSTIMLESAVGRDSIDWYRGSAEAMPFDDDQFDAVYCTLSMHHFTDPELGLNQIRRVLKPGGRFVAFTSDPRRIPSDFWMRAYFDALFVEAEAIFPPMGQLLQRLAVVGFAGAVDEAYPVPSDNQDGFFCSAWRRPEEYLDEAFRAGISSFRLMDPQQLDSAVACLRSDLESGRWHGRHAAILEPNEFDCGHSFVVASKPPE, from the coding sequence ATGAGCACGAAATTACCGACTTACGATTTGATTGGCAAAGGCTACAATTCTAGGCGGGCTGCTGATGTGCGTATTTTGAGCAAATTAGTGGCGTTGCTGGATCAGCCGGAGGGTGCTCATATTTTAGATGTTGGCGCTGGCACGGGGAACTATACTGCGGCGCTGGCTGATCTCGGCTATTCGATGACTGCTCTCGAACCTTCGACAATCATGTTGGAAAGCGCGGTAGGACGCGATTCGATTGACTGGTACCGAGGCAGCGCTGAGGCCATGCCTTTTGACGATGATCAGTTCGATGCAGTCTATTGCACTCTGTCAATGCACCACTTTACTGATCCAGAGTTGGGACTGAATCAAATACGCCGGGTTTTGAAACCGGGCGGCCGTTTTGTTGCATTCACTTCTGACCCAAGGCGTATTCCCTCAGATTTCTGGATGCGTGCTTATTTCGATGCCTTGTTTGTTGAAGCTGAAGCGATTTTCCCACCTATGGGTCAATTGCTTCAGCGTCTTGCTGTCGTTGGTTTTGCCGGAGCGGTTGATGAAGCCTATCCAGTTCCGTCCGATAATCAGGACGGATTTTTTTGTTCGGCTTGGCGGAGACCAGAAGAATACCTTGACGAGGCTTTTCGTGCTGGAATCTCGTCGTTCAGGCTGATGGACCCGCAGCAACTCGACTCTGCTGTAGCTTGCTTGCGCTCTGACCTGGAGTCGGGGCGATGGCATGGGCGCCATGCGGCCATTCTCGAACCCAATGAGTTTGATTGTGGCCACTCATTTGTCGTGGCGAGTAAGCCGCCCGAGTGA
- a CDS encoding aldo/keto reductase, with protein MNYKRLGRSGIVVSDICMGTMTFGSSCDEDEAFRILDRSLEAGITFFDTAEIYPVPPKAEYVNETERIFGRWLKTKERSQVIIATKVTGPGHGWFKPPVRHGLTALDPVNIRIAIEGSLERLGTDYIDLYQTHWPDHDYGYEETLTALNELVSEGLVRVIGSSNETAWGAMKADATAKELGLLSRYETIQNNFSLANRRFEDSLADICTREGLSCLPYSPLAGGVLTGKYNGDTYPDDARFSAYLKQGGERQKKMAHRFVNEKTLGTTADLMELAQEVGTTATALATAWSKQFDWVASTIVGANTVAQLDEILGGDELKITDEINGAIDAISQKYPYPMG; from the coding sequence ATGAACTATAAACGCCTGGGCCGCAGCGGCATTGTTGTATCGGATATCTGCATGGGAACCATGACCTTTGGTTCCAGTTGTGATGAGGACGAAGCTTTCCGAATCTTAGACCGCTCGCTTGAGGCCGGTATCACATTTTTTGACACTGCAGAAATCTACCCTGTCCCGCCCAAGGCCGAATACGTCAACGAGACCGAACGCATTTTTGGACGTTGGCTCAAAACCAAAGAACGCTCCCAGGTCATCATCGCGACCAAAGTCACGGGACCTGGCCATGGTTGGTTCAAACCTCCTGTGCGCCACGGTCTGACTGCTCTGGATCCGGTTAACATCCGCATTGCTATCGAAGGGAGCCTCGAGCGCCTGGGCACGGACTACATCGACCTCTATCAAACTCATTGGCCCGACCATGACTATGGCTACGAGGAGACCCTCACTGCGCTCAATGAGCTCGTCTCCGAAGGGCTTGTCCGCGTCATCGGGTCCAGCAATGAGACCGCCTGGGGCGCGATGAAAGCAGACGCCACTGCAAAAGAATTGGGCCTGCTCAGCCGGTACGAGACGATCCAAAACAACTTCTCCCTGGCGAACCGGCGCTTCGAAGATAGCCTGGCAGACATCTGCACCCGTGAAGGCTTAAGCTGCCTACCCTACTCACCTCTAGCCGGCGGCGTCCTAACTGGAAAATACAATGGCGACACCTACCCCGATGACGCCCGCTTCAGCGCTTATTTGAAACAAGGAGGCGAACGCCAAAAGAAAATGGCCCACCGGTTCGTGAATGAAAAAACCTTGGGCACCACCGCCGACCTCATGGAATTGGCCCAGGAAGTCGGCACTACGGCCACAGCCTTGGCAACCGCCTGGAGCAAACAGTTTGACTGGGTCGCCTCAACGATCGTCGGCGCCAACACGGTCGCGCAGCTCGACGAAATTCTTGGGGGCGACGAACTTAAAATTACCGACGAAATCAACGGCGCTATCGACGCTATCAGCCAGAAATATCCCTACCCCATGGGCTGA